A segment of the Salminus brasiliensis chromosome 1, fSalBra1.hap2, whole genome shotgun sequence genome:
ACATGATTATGgatgaattattatatattttatgtttgaGTTTTGCCTTCAGTGTCAGCAGTGACCTATATTTAGAATAATTTAGAATTAGGATTGTTAACTTTCTTAATAAAAAGTTCAGGATGATCTGATACCATGATATATTCAGAAAGTATTGTGATATGAATCTGAATCTTCTCTGCATGCGTTTACCTTTCAGATTGGAGCATGGAGAATGATGAATTTCCGCCAGCGGATGGGGTGGATTGGTGTGGGCCTGTACTTGCTGGCTAGCATTGCTGCAGTCTACTATATGTTCGAGATTAACCAGACCTACAACCGCCTCACCCTCGCGCAGGTGGAGAAGGTGACTGGGACACACATGCCGTGGACTGCAGATGCTGCTTCTCCCTCTTCTTCTGTAACCTCTTGGACACAGAGTGTGAAGACCAGGCTGCTGCTACTGCCCTTCTGGGTTTGGGCCACCATTTTCCTTATTCCCTATCTCCAAGTGTTCCTTTTCCTCTACTCATGCACCAGGGCGGACCCCAAGACTGTGGGCTATTGCATCTTGCCCATATGCCTGGCTGTTCTCTGCAACCGACACCAGACCTTTGCCAAGGCCTCCAATCAGATCAGCAGGCTTCAACTGATTGACACCTAGTGGGGCCAGCTGCTGGTCGGGATGAGGGGCAGGACTTCGATCACCATGCCCTTAAGGGTTCCTGAAGGCTAGAGGAGCCAGATGTGTATACAACTTTTGTGCACTTGATGAATATCACAGTCCTGATAAATATTGCAGGAAATCCTGTCATGAGAtcatttaaaggggaatttcactgatttttcaacatttctgcACAGCTCAATATTAACTGTAACTgtagtcattcagagtggcttGGTTTGAAATCTGCACAGTGAGACTTGTACCTGAGGGTCCAGATTCGTAGACAGGGGCAGACTCAGGACTCCGATGCCTGAGACATTGTCTTATGATCATTGTTTTTGGCATAAAAcgtgtttttaaaaatgcattactgGAGAAGAGGTACATTCAGGACATTATCAGCCAAAATAGTTCCCAAAGAAAACAAACTTTCCGTATTTACAACTATCTAACCATCATAAACCGTACATATACAAAGCTCAGAAGACAGGTGCAGGTTCGCTGATAGTTTTGGAAAATCATCTGGGGGAaatgtctgtttttgtgttgtggacATTGTGACCCTTGAGTTAATAAGTTTCTCTATAATAAACCATTTCAGAGCAAAACACTCTCAATGACCTCATTTACCTCAGTGACTGAATTCGCTATTAAGTTTTGAAAAATCtgtgaaattcccctttaataAGATGTTTGTACTTGTTCTTTTTAAGAAGACGTAAACCTAATGTTGCAGTGGTGTTCTTTTAATCACACTCTGTTTCCAACAGATTTATTACAAGACATGTTtgtagcgtttttttttttttttttttttaaagatctgaACTAGTAGGGTGGTCCTTTTGAAACCCTGCTTTAGAAACAATGGCGCTACAACGACAAATGTGACTCGTTGACTCACTTAAGCAGCTGATTTAACTCGATCTTAATTTAGATCTGGTACCTTCAGTGTTTTTCCACCCATGAAATACCGTTCACTGCAATTCCAGATCAGTAGTGCTTTTTGACAAATGACTTTAAATAAGTAGAAAAGTGTTTCCAGAAGTATTGTACAGCTAAACCCATCGTAAGGTGGCAGCTAAAGTATTACTAAAACAACTCCTTCCACAAAAGTTAAGATTATTTTAAAACtaaggttattattattattattattttttttttttttttttggggggggtacTTGGCACCAAGCCATGTGCTTTTATTATAGAGTTGGGCATATATACAATGAATACAGCACTGGCCCCATTCCTAAATCTTGTCTCCAAACCAAGTGTTTCCACAATGTTAATACACTTGCCAACTAATGT
Coding sequences within it:
- the tmem251 gene encoding lysosomal enzyme trafficking factor; amino-acid sequence: MMNFRQRMGWIGVGLYLLASIAAVYYMFEINQTYNRLTLAQVEKVTGTHMPWTADAASPSSSVTSWTQSVKTRLLLLPFWVWATIFLIPYLQVFLFLYSCTRADPKTVGYCILPICLAVLCNRHQTFAKASNQISRLQLIDT